In Quercus lobata isolate SW786 chromosome 12, ValleyOak3.0 Primary Assembly, whole genome shotgun sequence, a genomic segment contains:
- the LOC115971688 gene encoding protein SLOW WALKER 1-like → MAEPNSTFKPIKPKLKPKPRTPKQTPESKYWSSFKNHQIPDLISSITSLTFSPSPPHPFAATHSTSLKIFNPQTLSPSSTISSFSDVVSSASFRCDGLLIAASDLSGLIQVFDVKTRTPLRKLRSHTRPVRFLKYPLHDKLHLVSGGDDAVVKYWDVASETPLLELLGHKDYVRCGDFSPVSHEMCVTGSYDHTVKLWDVRVTGSKTVMEVNHGKPVESVVFLPSGGLVATAGGNSVKIWDFIGGGQMVYSMESHTKTVTSVCVGRVGKENVEEGREHRVLSVGLDGYMKVFDYGRMKVTHSMRFPAPLMSIGFSPDCGVRVIGSSNGVMYVGKRKTKEENMESGLRSFWSLGVEQERRVMRPSYFRYFHRGQGDKPKEGDYLVMRPKKVKLAEHDKLLKKFRHKEALVSVLGNKNPENVVAVMEELVARRKLLKCVENLDNEELGLLLMFLQKYSTVPRFSGLLMGLTKKVLEMRVEDIRSSEALKGQIRNLKRSVEEEIRMQHSLQELQGIISPLLRIAGRG, encoded by the coding sequence ATGGCGGAACCAAATTCAACCTTCAAACCCATCAAACCGAAGCTTAAACCCAAACCCAGAACCCCAAAACAAACCCCAGAATCAAAGTACTGGTCCTCCTTCAAAAACCACCAAATCCCAGACCTCATCTCCTCCATCACTTCCCTCACTTTCTCTCCTTCGCCTCCTCACCCCTTCGCCGCTACTCACTCCACTTCACTCAAAATCTTCAATCCCCAAACCCTCTCTCCTTCCTCCACCATCTCCTCCTTCTCCGACGTCGTTTCCTCTGCCTCGTTCCGCTGTGACGGCCTCTTGATCGCTGCGTCTGACCTCTCGGGTCTAATCCAAGTGTTCGATGTCAAAACGCGGACCCCACTTCGTAAACTCAGGTCCCACACACGCCCGGTACGTTTTCTCAAATACCCACTTCATGATAAGCTCCATTTGGTCTCTGGTGGCGATGATGCTGTTGTTAAGTACTGGGATGTTGCTTCTGAGACTCCACTTTTAGAGCTTTTGGGTCATAAGGACTATGTGCGTTGTGGTGATTTTTCACCTGTTAGTCATGAAATGTGTGTCACTGGGTCTTATGATCATACGGTTAAGCTTTGGGATGTGAGAGTGACTGGTTCGAAAACAGTTATGGAGGTTAACCATGGAAAACCAGTTGAAAGTGTCGTTTTTTTGCCATCTGGGGGGTTAGTTGCTACTGCAGGTGGGAATTCGGTTAAGATCTGGGATTTTATTGGAGGTGGGCAGATGGTTTATTCGATGGAGAGTCATACCAAGACGGTTACTTCAGTTTGTGTAGGGAGAGTTGGGAAGGAGAATGTTGAGGAAGGGAGGGAGCATAGAGTTTTGAGTGTGGGATTGGATGGGTATATGAAGGTGTTTGATTATGGGAGGATGAAGGTCACACATTCTATGAGGTTCCCTGCACCACTTATGTCAATTGGGTTTTCACCAGATTGTGGGGTGAGAGTGATTGGGAGTTCGAATGGGGTAATGTATGTTGGGAAGAGAAAAACGAAGGAGGAGAATATGGAGAGTGGTTTGAGAAGCTTTTGGAGTTTAGGTGTGGAGCAGGAGAGAAGGGTTATGAGGCCTTCATATTTTCGGTATTTTCATAGAGGGCAGGGTGATAAGCCTAAGGAGGGGGATTATTTGGTTATGAGGCCAAAGAAGGTAAAGTTGGCAGAGCATGATAAGTTGTTGAAGAAGTTTAGGCACAAGGAGGCACTGGTGTCAGTGTTGGGCAATAAGAATCCGGAGAATGTGGTGGCGGTGATGGAGGAATTGGTGGCAAGGAGGAAATTGTTGAAGTGTGTTGAGAATCTGGATAATGAGGAGCTTGGGTTGCTGTTGATGTTCTTACAAAAGTATTCTACAGTGCCAAGATTCTCAGGTTTGTTGATGGGATTGACTAAGAAGGTTCTTGAAATGCGGGTTGAAGATATCAGAAGTTCTGAGGCCTTGAAGGGTCAAATTAGAAACCTTAAGCGGTCTGTTGAGGAGGAGATACGGATGCAACATTCTTTGCAAGAGCTACAGGGTATCATTTCTCCTTTATTGAGGATTGCTGGAAGGGGATGA